A genomic window from Chitinophaga pollutisoli includes:
- a CDS encoding NAD(P)H-dependent oxidoreductase: MDILEKLNWRYAVKKFDPSKQLSEAQLERVLEATRLSASSYGLQPYKVIVVKDPAIREALKAVSWNQPQITDASHLVIFARFDDLNHGHVDTFIGHVAGARNLQLEDLKGYENMMKDTVNRLSEDAAAIWTSKQAYLALGTLLTASAVEGIDACPMEGFDAAAYDEVLGLKEKNLRTVVVAAIGFRAEEDTMQHAKKVRKPLGDFVELV; encoded by the coding sequence ATGGATATCCTCGAGAAACTGAACTGGCGTTATGCCGTGAAGAAATTTGATCCTTCGAAGCAGTTGAGTGAGGCGCAGTTGGAAAGGGTTCTGGAGGCTACCAGACTGTCTGCATCCAGCTACGGCCTGCAACCTTACAAGGTGATTGTAGTGAAAGACCCGGCCATCCGGGAAGCGCTGAAAGCCGTATCCTGGAACCAGCCGCAGATAACGGATGCATCGCATCTCGTGATCTTTGCAAGATTCGATGATTTGAACCACGGACATGTAGACACATTCATTGGTCACGTCGCGGGCGCCCGGAATCTGCAACTGGAAGACCTGAAAGGTTATGAAAATATGATGAAGGACACGGTGAACCGCCTCAGTGAAGATGCCGCTGCCATATGGACTTCCAAACAGGCCTACCTGGCCCTTGGAACCCTGTTGACGGCCAGTGCGGTGGAAGGCATAGACGCCTGTCCGATGGAAGGGTTCGATGCGGCTGCATACGACGAAGTGTTGGGATTGAAAGAGAAGAATCTGCGCACGGTGGTAGTTGCGGCGATTGGTTTCCGCGCGGAAGAAGATACGATGCAGCATGCAAAGAAAGTGAGAAAGCCCCTGGGAGATTTCGTGGAATTAGTATAA
- a CDS encoding OsmC family protein, producing MKRSATANWKGTGKEGKGTVSSDSGVLKDTQYSFSSRFESGIGTNPEELIAAAHAGCFTMKLSFVISGAGFTPDNLDTKATVTFENGAIPGIHLDVTASVPGLDAAKFAEFAEDAKANCPISKLLNTNITMDAKLV from the coding sequence ATGAAAAGATCCGCAACTGCAAACTGGAAAGGCACCGGTAAAGAAGGTAAAGGCACTGTGTCTTCCGACTCCGGCGTTCTGAAAGATACCCAATATTCCTTCAGCAGCCGTTTCGAATCCGGCATCGGCACCAACCCCGAAGAACTGATCGCCGCCGCGCACGCTGGCTGCTTCACTATGAAACTCAGCTTCGTGATCTCCGGCGCCGGCTTCACGCCCGATAACCTCGACACCAAAGCGACTGTGACTTTCGAGAATGGCGCCATCCCCGGCATCCACCTCGACGTAACCGCCAGCGTTCCCGGTCTCGACGCAGCCAAATTCGCGGAATTCGCGGAAGACGCGAAGGCGAATTGCCCGATTTCCAAACTCCTGAACACCAACATCACGATGGACGCAAAACTCGTTTAA
- a CDS encoding pirin family protein has product MKTTIHRADSRGFANHGWLQSSHTFSFAGYYNPDRIHFGALRVLNDDTVKGGMGFGAHPHDNMEIVSIPLSGALEHRDTTGRHKIINQHDVQIMSAGSGIEHSEFNASKTEPVKFLQIWLFPKKRDVAPRYDQQTFEPADRHNRLQVVVSPEGTGEGLPMNQDAWFSLGNFDKGQSFTYSPKKEGNGLYLFVIGGTVTAGGENLGPRDAIAVEDYAQLDVTTSEDAQLLLMDVPMLA; this is encoded by the coding sequence ATGAAAACAACCATCCACCGTGCCGACAGCCGCGGCTTTGCCAATCATGGCTGGCTCCAGTCCAGCCACACTTTCAGCTTTGCCGGGTACTACAATCCCGATCGCATTCACTTCGGCGCGTTGCGCGTTTTGAATGATGATACGGTGAAGGGCGGAATGGGCTTCGGCGCGCACCCGCACGACAATATGGAGATCGTGAGCATCCCGCTGAGCGGCGCCCTTGAGCACCGGGATACCACGGGACGCCACAAGATCATCAACCAGCACGACGTGCAGATCATGAGCGCCGGCAGCGGCATTGAGCACTCTGAGTTCAACGCCAGCAAAACCGAACCGGTGAAATTCCTCCAGATCTGGCTCTTCCCGAAAAAACGCGACGTGGCCCCGCGCTACGATCAGCAAACCTTCGAACCGGCGGACCGTCACAATCGCCTGCAGGTGGTCGTATCGCCCGAAGGAACCGGAGAAGGACTCCCGATGAACCAGGACGCCTGGTTTTCGCTGGGCAACTTCGATAAGGGGCAATCCTTTACCTACAGCCCGAAAAAGGAAGGCAACGGCCTCTACCTCTTCGTGATCGGCGGTACCGTAACGGCCGGCGGCGAAAACCTCGGCCCGCGCGACGCGATTGCAGTTGAAGATTACGCCCAACTTGATGTTACAACATCGGAAGACGCGCAATTGCTGCTCATGGATGTACCCATGCTTGCTTAA
- a CDS encoding PAS domain S-box protein: MRLPALKITGILAAAGLIWGILYMPLRVWLSGSFPGSDADIILFIIFIILACILVFIAARIVFRTREEIQAPYRQFFSEHPVPMWVYEWGSLRFLAVNEAAVMKYGYSDAEFLSMTLRDIRDPDTIPEMMDDVKRTDTTISYRGIWQHRRKSGELFYVELHSRPTLFRGKQARIVMALDIDAEVRQMIEAKDISSRYDLLAQVTPDYVYYYDIKQNRIARNHGPVSLFGYRENEVGDHAEWWKERVHPEDLPRVMQIFDLACTMGKDRMEASYRFRCADGRYKYVYDRGYIIFNEQRHPIRMVGVIQDVDESTRQKQEFEMLSLVASHTANSVIILNAAGRIDYVNEGFRFMTGYTQEDAAGKFVKDLLSGPETDAGTIAMIDDKMARGAAFDFEIRNYKKNGTPYWVKSVVTPVMGPDGQLRQYILIQTDITERLMFMQRLQENNDTLHEIARINSHEIRKPVASILGIMSMFDLEKNEPVLNNRLLAMLRECSTELDATLYKIQDKLRQTNHR; encoded by the coding sequence ATGCGCTTACCTGCCCTGAAGATTACGGGCATTCTGGCGGCGGCGGGCCTTATCTGGGGAATTCTTTACATGCCGCTCCGCGTGTGGCTTTCGGGTTCGTTTCCCGGTAGCGACGCGGATATCATTTTGTTCATCATTTTTATCATCCTGGCTTGCATACTGGTATTTATCGCGGCGCGGATCGTATTCCGCACGCGCGAGGAAATACAGGCGCCTTACCGCCAGTTCTTCAGCGAACATCCGGTGCCGATGTGGGTGTATGAATGGGGAAGCTTACGATTCCTGGCGGTGAATGAAGCGGCAGTGATGAAGTACGGTTACAGCGACGCCGAATTTCTCAGCATGACCCTGCGCGACATCCGCGATCCTGATACCATTCCCGAAATGATGGACGACGTCAAACGTACGGACACTACGATTTCTTACCGCGGTATCTGGCAGCACCGGCGCAAGAGCGGGGAATTGTTTTACGTGGAGCTTCACTCCCGCCCCACGCTCTTCCGGGGTAAACAAGCGCGCATCGTGATGGCATTGGATATCGACGCGGAAGTACGGCAGATGATCGAAGCGAAAGACATCAGTTCGCGGTACGACCTCCTCGCGCAGGTGACCCCGGATTACGTGTATTACTACGACATCAAACAAAACCGCATCGCCCGGAACCACGGCCCCGTCTCGCTTTTCGGCTACCGCGAAAATGAAGTGGGCGATCATGCGGAATGGTGGAAAGAGCGCGTGCATCCGGAGGATCTCCCCCGCGTCATGCAAATATTCGACCTGGCCTGCACCATGGGCAAAGACCGCATGGAGGCATCCTACCGCTTCCGTTGCGCCGACGGCCGCTACAAATACGTATACGACCGCGGGTATATCATCTTCAACGAACAACGTCATCCTATCCGCATGGTGGGCGTGATACAGGATGTGGACGAAAGCACGCGGCAAAAGCAGGAGTTCGAAATGTTAAGCCTCGTAGCCAGCCATACCGCCAACAGCGTGATTATCCTCAACGCGGCAGGCCGCATCGATTACGTGAACGAAGGCTTTCGCTTCATGACGGGATATACGCAGGAAGATGCGGCGGGTAAATTCGTGAAAGACCTGCTATCTGGCCCCGAAACCGACGCCGGCACCATTGCCATGATCGATGATAAAATGGCGCGGGGCGCGGCTTTCGACTTCGAAATACGCAATTACAAAAAGAACGGAACGCCCTATTGGGTGAAGTCTGTGGTAACGCCTGTTATGGGCCCCGACGGGCAATTGCGGCAATACATCCTCATCCAGACCGACATTACCGAACGGCTCATGTTCATGCAACGCCTGCAGGAGAACAACGATACACTCCACGAGATCGCACGGATCAACTCACACGAAATCCGCAAACCCGTGGCGTCGATCCTGGGCATCATGTCGATGTTTGACCTGGAAAAGAATGAACCCGTGCTGAACAACAGGCTGCTGGCCATGCTGCGGGAATGCAGCACGGAACTGGACGCAACGCTGTATAAAATACAGGATAAGCTGCGCCAGACGAATCACCGGTAA
- a CDS encoding ferredoxin--NADP reductase: MRDLYISLRITQITRETPDVWTYRFESADGKTVKYQAGQFLTFLIDLHGTEYRRSYSLCTTPGIDDHLAVTVKRVANGAISRHIIRHWQVGDIVTSLLPSGRFVLDSDPQTQRDIVLLGAGSGITPLFSLLQQALYEDLASHVTLIYSNRNEENAIFRSRIQALETLFPDRLTVVWIFSDPLDAAPGIRRMNNIVLEAMAPRHLRHHRDKALFYICGPVEYMRMAQFTLTFMGFRPEQLHKENFVVNTDAKIARTAVPEDTTIKRVHLRHEGGLQTLEVPGNETILHAALRLQVALPYSCKGGVCGSCIATCTGGKVWMSVNEVLTEKELAKGMVLTCTGYAQSDDVTLEW, from the coding sequence ATGCGCGACCTCTACATATCACTACGCATTACGCAAATCACCCGAGAAACACCCGACGTGTGGACTTACCGGTTCGAAAGCGCCGACGGGAAAACCGTGAAGTACCAGGCCGGACAGTTTCTCACCTTCCTGATCGATCTCCACGGCACCGAATACCGGCGCTCTTATTCCCTTTGCACCACCCCGGGAATTGACGACCACCTGGCAGTTACCGTCAAACGCGTGGCCAATGGCGCCATTTCCAGGCATATTATCCGGCATTGGCAGGTGGGCGATATCGTTACTTCCCTGCTCCCCTCCGGCCGCTTCGTGCTCGACAGCGATCCGCAGACGCAGCGCGACATCGTTTTACTCGGTGCGGGCAGTGGCATCACGCCTTTGTTTTCGCTGTTGCAACAAGCCCTGTACGAAGACCTGGCTTCCCATGTTACGCTGATCTACAGCAACCGCAATGAGGAGAACGCCATATTCCGCAGCCGGATACAGGCGTTGGAAACATTATTTCCCGATCGGCTCACGGTGGTATGGATCTTCAGCGACCCGTTAGACGCCGCGCCGGGCATACGCCGGATGAACAACATCGTACTGGAAGCCATGGCCCCCAGGCACCTGCGGCACCACCGGGATAAAGCGCTCTTCTATATCTGCGGGCCGGTGGAATATATGCGCATGGCCCAATTCACGCTAACTTTCATGGGCTTCCGGCCCGAGCAGCTGCATAAAGAAAACTTCGTTGTGAACACCGACGCGAAGATCGCGCGGACCGCCGTGCCCGAGGATACCACCATCAAACGCGTTCACCTGCGCCACGAAGGGGGATTGCAAACGCTGGAAGTACCCGGCAACGAAACCATCCTTCACGCCGCGCTCCGCCTGCAGGTGGCGCTGCCATATAGCTGCAAAGGTGGCGTATGCGGATCCTGCATCGCTACGTGTACAGGCGGCAAGGTCTGGATGTCGGTGAACGAAGTGCTGACTGAAAAAGAACTTGCCAAAGGCATGGTGCTTACCTGTACCGGATACGCGCAAAGCGATGATGTTACCCTGGAGTGGTGA
- the dxs gene encoding 1-deoxy-D-xylulose-5-phosphate synthase produces the protein MEITAGQLLSQIEYPSDLRKLSKEQLHQVCDELRQFIIDVVSVHGGHFGASLGVVELTVALHYAYNTPYDQLVWDVGHQAYGHKILTGRKSVFHTNRKYKGIAGFPNRGESEYDTFGVGHSSTSIGAALGMAIASANKGEHDRQHIAVIGDGAMTAGMAFEALNHAGVSNANVLIILNDNCMSIDPNVGALKEYLTDITTSHTYNKLRDDVWNLLGKMPIGKKFTRDMASKLEASVKGMVTKSSNLFESLNLRYFGPIDGHNITKLVDTLHDLRNIPGPKLLHVRTVKGKGYALAEKDQTKWHAPGLFDKITGEIFKKAIEKPQPPKYQDVFGHTIIELAEQNNRIMGITPAMPSGSSLKWMMEQMPGRAIDVGICEQHAVTLSAGLATQGMKVYCNIYSSFMQRAYDQVIHDVAIQNLPVVFCLDRAGLVGEDGATHHGAYDISYMRCIPNLIVSAPMNEEELRNLMYTAQLPSTTNPFVIRYPRGEGVLPDWKRPFSQINIGTGRKIQDGRDVAILSLGHPGNYVTEAMKELMTDGLQPAHYDMRFVKPLDTEMLHEIFQRFDRVITVEDGSLQGGFGSAVLEFMADHDYKADVKRLGIPDRLVEHGKPAELQRECGYDAAAIASAVRAMLESKITVQTS, from the coding sequence AGGTGTGCGACGAGTTGCGCCAGTTCATCATTGACGTTGTGAGCGTCCACGGCGGCCACTTCGGCGCCAGCCTTGGCGTGGTGGAACTGACCGTTGCCCTGCATTATGCTTACAATACGCCATACGACCAGCTCGTGTGGGACGTTGGCCACCAGGCTTACGGCCATAAGATCCTCACCGGCCGCAAAAGCGTTTTCCATACCAACCGCAAATACAAAGGGATCGCCGGGTTCCCGAACCGCGGAGAAAGCGAGTACGACACCTTCGGCGTGGGACACTCCTCCACTTCCATCGGCGCCGCCCTCGGCATGGCCATCGCTTCCGCCAATAAAGGAGAACACGACCGTCAGCACATCGCCGTGATCGGCGACGGCGCCATGACCGCCGGGATGGCCTTCGAAGCCCTCAACCATGCTGGCGTTTCCAACGCCAACGTGCTCATTATCCTTAACGACAACTGCATGTCCATCGATCCGAACGTGGGCGCGCTGAAAGAATACCTGACGGATATCACCACTTCCCATACCTACAACAAGCTCCGCGATGATGTATGGAACCTGCTCGGGAAGATGCCCATCGGCAAGAAATTTACCCGTGACATGGCCTCCAAGCTCGAAGCCAGCGTCAAAGGGATGGTGACCAAATCCAGCAACCTCTTCGAAAGCCTGAACCTCCGGTATTTCGGACCGATCGACGGGCACAACATCACCAAACTCGTAGATACCCTGCACGACCTGCGCAACATCCCCGGCCCCAAGCTGCTGCATGTGCGCACCGTGAAAGGCAAAGGATACGCGCTCGCTGAAAAAGACCAGACCAAGTGGCACGCACCCGGACTGTTCGACAAAATCACCGGCGAAATCTTCAAGAAAGCCATTGAAAAGCCGCAACCGCCCAAGTACCAGGACGTGTTCGGCCATACCATCATTGAACTGGCGGAACAGAACAACCGCATCATGGGCATCACGCCCGCGATGCCTTCCGGTTCGTCCCTGAAATGGATGATGGAGCAAATGCCCGGCCGCGCGATCGACGTAGGCATCTGCGAACAGCACGCCGTTACCCTGTCGGCTGGCCTGGCGACCCAGGGCATGAAGGTGTATTGCAACATTTACTCTTCATTTATGCAACGGGCGTACGACCAGGTGATCCACGACGTGGCCATCCAGAACCTGCCCGTGGTATTTTGTCTCGACCGCGCGGGGCTCGTCGGGGAAGACGGCGCCACGCACCACGGCGCGTACGATATTTCCTACATGCGCTGCATCCCGAACCTGATCGTGAGTGCGCCCATGAACGAAGAAGAGCTGCGCAACCTCATGTATACCGCGCAGCTGCCATCCACCACCAACCCCTTCGTGATCCGTTACCCACGTGGCGAAGGCGTGTTGCCCGACTGGAAGCGGCCCTTCTCCCAAATTAATATCGGCACCGGCAGAAAAATACAGGATGGCCGCGACGTCGCCATTCTTTCCCTCGGCCACCCCGGCAACTATGTTACCGAGGCCATGAAAGAACTGATGACCGACGGCCTCCAGCCCGCGCATTACGACATGCGCTTTGTAAAACCGCTCGACACCGAAATGCTGCATGAGATCTTCCAGCGCTTCGACCGTGTGATCACGGTGGAAGACGGTTCGCTGCAAGGCGGCTTCGGCAGTGCAGTGCTCGAATTCATGGCCGACCACGATTACAAGGCCGACGTGAAACGCCTCGGTATCCCCGACCGCCTCGTGGAGCATGGCAAACCCGCCGAGCTGCAACGCGAGTGCGGATACGATGCCGCCGCCATCGCTTCGGCCGTGCGCGCCATGCTCGAAAGCAAAATTACTGTTCAAACCAGCTGA